The DNA segment ATTAGGAATGATTCATCACCCAATGAACAGTCTAAAATTGCAACAGCATTAGATGAAACTGATATGTTATGGGAATATGATGGTCTACTTGATGCTTATCAAGGCGTATGTGAAGAGGTGATGCTAGAGATGCAAAGAATATTTTACGAGGATCTCAGGACAGAACCCATTAGAGAAGGTACAATATTGTTCAGTAACAAATATAATCTTGAAGTCTAACAAGTATTTCACTGTTGATTTATAAGGAAATGAATTGACACATAGGAATGAGATCTTCTTTGTATACTTAATATATTATGAGCGTAATTATCATCTAGGAATCAGCACAACTGCATGTAGGTTTTGTTCCTTGATCAgcattcttctttttcttttttctcttttccagatttttccttcttatgagcaaattctttttttttctatttcttgTTTGAATCCCCATATCATTTAAAAGCACAAACTGAAAAGTACATTTAACTTATCGATAATCAAAAGGAATTCTGAAAATCTCTTGCATTTACCCTTATTTGTGTCTGGCTTTGTGCACTGGGATGTGTATAATTTTTTGAACCATCTCTTTAAGCTTAAATGTTTACTCTAGCTCTTTGCAGAACTTGAAAACACTTgggaggatgaagaagatgagtatTTGGCTCGTGCTGTGTTTGAGCACATGCAACTGAATGATGAGCAGGTAAGAATGTCCGCTGTGATATTATGAGCATTTCATATGGGCATCAAAGGAAAGTGCATAAACTAATGTGATATGTCCACTTTTAAGTTGAAttgataatataataaattaaaatttaaaaaatgatttgaatttatTAATGCTTAAAATTAGAACTTTTCTTTGTTAACAACAAGGAGCATGCTTATGTAGGTGTaaccagtggcggagccaggatttCATATCcgggggggctaattttagctcTGCGGTCGGATATGATTTTCTAAAGTCCAGCCCGGCAGGGCTGGGCAAATTTTTTTACCGCCAACATGATAAAACTGTTTCGTTTTAATGTGTTAACTAAAGAATTAAAAGTCTCTAATGTGAAAAGCGTAgagatatttaattttctataagtTCAACTTTGTAGAATGaacaaatatcaatttagtttataaactgtcaaattagtaaaaaaaacgtaaaatgtcTATACtatgatttattgtttcgatttagaaaGTTGTGCAAGTGAAGATTGTGTTtaaagggaaaaaaataaattaattaataacaatgataaaaaaaataaaatagatgaTAATATtgaggaatttttttttatcattagatcaaaataataatagaaaaaataaaaacaaattttgGTTTAAAGAGGGATTTAAGGGGAAAATAGGTTTAATAAAATTTGAGGAGTTGAGGGTTCAAACCTGAACCATTGGGCTGAAGAATAGCCTTTTAACAGGCACTTAAACCAACCAGCCAAGCTCGATTTCATGTTATGTGTTCACGTCCTCATGTTTTAACTCTGTTAGGGGGGGCTTCTCGGGGCCGGATTAGTATTTTTCAGGGGTGGTGCCGGAGACCGGGGGGGCTTCGGCCCCCCCGAGCTCCGGGCTGTCTCCGCCCCTGGGTGTAACCGTGTAAGCAAATTAAGTGCAGACATGGTTCTAATGAGTATTATATATCTATGGTCTTCAAAACTCTCAACTTCTCGAATTAGAAAGTTTGGATATGTAATCATGTTCTGACCCATACTTGCATCATCTATAAACTAAGTTCAATGAAATTGAGAATCTGTATTGCTGCGTTCACCTTGTATAAATATCATATAgcagaaaatatgaaaaacatgagCTTAAATggtttgtgtatatatatatatactgggGTCCTCCTAGTACAATAGAAGCAAAATTGCTAAATTCTTCTGATGTTGATGCTAGGTGCAAAGAGAAACCTGGTGTCCAATCTGTAAGCAAGGACTGTTGCAAGAAAATCATAAGCTTATAGATTGTAGTCTCTGTGAGTTACAACTAACCAAAGGCGATGAGGTACTGTCTTTGCCTGTTGATATTCATAGTTTAGTTGGTTCGTTCATCATGTTCTCTTTGAAGTTCCTTTAGTCACCCAAAAATATCACAATTTACTAGTCCCAGCTACCAATTTCTTACCAAGTTCCATATCATTCCCGCAAAGTAGTTATGCAATATATTGGAAGTTGATTTAGCTGGTTATGCATAATTGACCTATGTAGTTTGGTGCGAGTGGCATCATGCCTAGTAAGATTTTCTAACTTGTTTAAATAAGTGGCAAAAGTAATTTCCTTCAGAAAAGTATATATGAATTGGTCTTTTCTTAGTTTTATGTATGAAAAACTTGTATTTTGATatctttttcgtattttattggttattaaaagtaaatatgaatTGGTCTTTTCTTAGTTTTATGTATGAAAAACTTGTACTTTGATATCTTTTTCGATATTTTATTGGTTCCCCTTAATAACGGATTTGGCAAATGTAGCTGGAGTTATAACCAAATAGATTGTTTCGATCAGTTGTAAATTTCCAATCTCAAAAAGTAATGCTGGTCCTGATGTTTTGTAATTGTAATAGACCATTGCTCCTTGTTTTATCATGTTACATTTTCACCTCTTCTAGTGTTGAGTATGGGAACTAATAGTTCTCTCTTGTATTGTCATTGCAGGTTAATTTAGAGACGTTGCAGACTCGACTGGCTGAAGCCCATACAGAACATCTAGATCGGGGTTGTAGATCGAAACCCAAATTCTGTATTGAAACTAGATTTGGTTTGACTGCATTGTACATCTCTTGTGATATCTGCAAAGTATTTGAGATTGTGATATAACCTTTTTTTTCTTGTACTCAAAGAAACAAAGGGAAGTTACCCCAAAAATAAAGAATATTTTCATGCCttgttttttattttgcatttgATAATATCCACCATCACGCTGCAAAACTAACTTCCCACATTCTGGTGAGAAGACCGAACGA comes from the Euphorbia lathyris chromosome 5, ddEupLath1.1, whole genome shotgun sequence genome and includes:
- the LOC136228656 gene encoding uncharacterized protein isoform X2, with amino-acid sequence MEKEVDCPLSTPPPKRQSNKTSSHFNTYPLWKNKLRENCYKRVREDRNRLLWKMRLPTAKSLDQKDFIKYAFQDIVSDELKRIRNDSSPNEQSKIATALDETDMLWEYDGLLDAYQGVCEEVMLEMQRIFYEDLRTEPIREELENTWEDEEDEYLARAVFEHMQLNDEQVNLETLQTRLAEAHTEHLDRGCRSKPKFCIETRFGLTALYISCDICKVFEIVI
- the LOC136228656 gene encoding uncharacterized protein isoform X1; the encoded protein is MEKEVDCPLSTPPPKRQSNKTSSHFNTYPLWKNKLRENCYKRVREDRNRLLWKMRLPTAKSLDQKDFIKYAFQDIVSDELKRIRNDSSPNEQSKIATALDETDMLWEYDGLLDAYQGVCEEVMLEMQRIFYEDLRTEPIREELENTWEDEEDEYLARAVFEHMQLNDEQVQRETWCPICKQGLLQENHKLIDCSLCELQLTKGDEVNLETLQTRLAEAHTEHLDRGCRSKPKFCIETRFGLTALYISCDICKVFEIVI